A single window of Inediibacterium massiliense DNA harbors:
- a CDS encoding flavodoxin family protein — MKTLIIYYSLEGNTRQMAEWIQKETGGELLELKPKKDIPSKGFMRYVKGGKQVLLKQKPDLYSIHQNIDEYDYIYMGTPVWAGSFVPAFLTLFSMVHIKNKKIALFCTNKRSCGNTFDHFKKALEGNHIVGELDCKDPVENETNKKNVLQWVKSMDWGN, encoded by the coding sequence ATGAAAACACTCATTATTTATTATTCACTAGAAGGAAATACCCGTCAAATGGCGGAGTGGATTCAAAAAGAGACAGGGGGAGAGCTTCTAGAATTAAAGCCAAAGAAAGATATTCCTTCTAAAGGATTTATGAGGTATGTAAAGGGTGGAAAACAAGTATTATTGAAGCAAAAGCCTGATTTATATTCTATTCATCAAAATATAGATGAGTATGACTATATCTATATGGGTACCCCTGTATGGGCTGGATCTTTTGTACCTGCTTTTTTAACATTGTTTTCTATGGTACATATAAAGAATAAAAAAATAGCTTTATTTTGTACGAATAAAAGAAGCTGCGGAAATACATTTGATCATTTCAAAAAAGCTTTGGAAGGAAATCATATTGTAGGAGAGTTAGATTGTAAGGACCCTGTAGAGAATGAAACGAATAAAAAGAATGTTTTACAATGGGTAAAATCAATGG